One genomic segment of Stenotrophomonas sp. 704A1 includes these proteins:
- a CDS encoding Csu type fimbrial protein, protein MRSAVRSPLAWALALLVAGPAAAADTVTFNVLLTINKACTITAASATNVNFGNADSSSTTPLNAQGTVTAQCSVTTPYTIALNAGLNPTTAGDVTTRRMRNTDSAVTANNFVGYQLYQDSGHNTVWGATTGTNTVAGTGTGANQVYQVYGQVANPSVNNAAPGSYQDTITATITY, encoded by the coding sequence ATGCGATCCGCCGTTCGTTCCCCGCTGGCCTGGGCCCTGGCCCTGCTGGTGGCAGGCCCCGCCGCCGCCGCCGACACCGTCACCTTCAATGTGCTGCTGACCATCAACAAGGCCTGCACGATCACCGCGGCGTCGGCCACCAACGTCAACTTCGGCAATGCCGATTCCAGCTCGACCACGCCGCTGAACGCGCAGGGCACGGTCACCGCCCAGTGCAGCGTCACCACGCCCTACACCATCGCGCTCAATGCCGGCCTCAACCCGACCACGGCCGGCGACGTCACCACCCGGCGCATGCGCAATACCGATTCGGCGGTGACCGCCAACAACTTCGTCGGCTACCAGCTCTACCAGGACTCCGGACACAACACGGTCTGGGGCGCGACCACCGGCACCAACACGGTGGCCGGCACCGGCACCGGCGCCAACCAGGTCTACCAGGTCTACGGGCAGGTGGCCAACCCCAGCGTCAACAACGCCGCACCCGGTTCCTACCAGGACACCATCACCGCCACCATCACCTACTGA